One Panicum virgatum strain AP13 chromosome 9K, P.virgatum_v5, whole genome shotgun sequence genomic region harbors:
- the LOC120649627 gene encoding heterogeneous nuclear ribonucleoprotein 1-like has translation MEQAEHEPRKLFVGGLPRLGVTQNSLRAHFARYGHVVEALVMQYPDGMGRGFGFVEFQDEEATLRALDAREADAHNAFFGRKVDVKKAEKKQGTRSSLAQSSSNKLDADPKKIFVGGFGDKITKDDMSGYFEKFGTVTDAVVCYDKLTRKARGFGFVTFDSKEAADKVLENQFHYLKGTKVETTQAKPKSSMDSGGWGHRSPANDYGGMYSPHNRPFMPWNGPYLVPYPYVYPYLYPPPGIINYGYMMSQTGTPAIQSDRGNQPPASLKSDPAKPDSNLL, from the exons atGGAGCAGGCGGAGCACGAGCCCCGGAAGCTCTTCGTCGGCGGCCTGCCGCGGCTGGGGGTCACTCAGAACAGCCTGAGGGCCCACTTCGCCCGCTACGGGCACGTGGTGGAGGCGCTGGTGATGCAGTATCCGGACGGCATGGGCCGCGGCTTCGGCTTCGTCGAGTTCCAGGACGAAGAGGCGACGCTCAGGGCGCTCGACGCGAGGGAGGCGGACGCGCACAATGCCTTCTTCGGCCGAAAG GTTGATGTGAAGAAAGCAGAGAAAAAACAAGGAACCCGTTCCTCACTGGCTCAGAGCAGTTCAAATAAACTGGATGCTGACCCAAAGAAGATCTTTGTGGGTGGGTTTGGTGACAAGATCACCAAAGATGACATGTCAGGTTATTTTGAGAAGTTTGGGACGGTAACTGATGCTGTTGTGTGTTATGATAAACTAACAAGAAAGGCAAGGGGATTTGGATTTGTCACATTCGACTCTAAGGAAGCTGCGGACAAGGTTTTGGAGAACCAGTTTCACTATTTGAAGGGAACAAAAGTGGAAACAACCCAGGCTAAACCAAAAAGTTCAATGGACAGTGGGGGCTGGGGTCACAGGAGCCCTGCTAATGACTATGGTGGAATGTACTCACCCCACAACAGACCATTTATGCCTTGGAATGGCCCTTATCTGGTTCCGTATCCATATGTATATCCATACCTATACCCACCACCTGGAATCATAAATTATGGGTACATGATGAGCCAAACAGGCACTCCAGCGATTCAAAGTGATAGGGGAAATCAGCCTCCCGCAAGCTTGAAATCAGATCCAGCAAAGCCAGATTCCAACTTACTG TAA
- the LOC120649628 gene encoding S-adenosylmethionine synthase 1-like: MAAVDTFLFTSESVNEGHPDKLCDQVSDAVLDACLAEDPDSKVACETCTKTNMVMVFGEITTKANVDYEKIVRETCRNIGFVSADVGLDADNCKVLVNIEQQSPDIAQGVHGHFTKRPEEIGAGDQGHMFGYATDETPELMPLSHVLATKLGARLTEVRKNGTCPWLRPDGKTQVTVEYRNEGGAMVPIRVHTVLISTQHDETVTNDEIAADLKEHVIKPVIPEQYLDEKTIFHLNPSGRFVIGGPHGDAGLTGRKIIIDTYGGWGAHGGGAFSGKDPTKVDRSGAYIARQAAKSIVANGLARRAIVQVSYAIGVPEPLSVFVDTYGTGTIPDKEILKIVKENFDFRPGMIIINLDLKKGGNGRYLKTAAYGHFGRDDSDFTWEVVKPLKWEKPSA; encoded by the coding sequence ATGGCCGCAGTTGAcaccttcctcttcacctcgGAGTCTGTGAATGAGGGACACCCTGACAAGCTCTGCGACCAGGTCTCAGATGCCGTTCTTGACGCTTGCCTTGCTGAGGACCCTGACAGCAAGGTTGCTTGCGAGACCTGCACCAAGACTAACATGGTCATGGTTTTTGGTGAGATCACCACGAAGGCCAATGTTGACTACGAGAAGATTGTCAGGGAGACCTGCCGCAACATCGGTTTCGTGTCTGCAGATGTTGGGCTTGATGCTGACAACTGCAAAGTGCTCGTGAACATTGAGCAGCAGTCCCCTGATATTGCTCAGGGTGTGCATGGCCACTTCACAAAGCGCCCTGAGGAGATTGGAGCTGGTGACCAGGGACACATGTTTGGGTATGCAACTGATGAGACCCCAGAGCTGATGCCCCTCAGCCATGTCCTTGCCACCAAGCTTGGTGCTCGTCTCACTGAGGTGCGCAAGAACGGGACCTGCCCCTGGCTCAGGCCTGATGGGAAGACCCAGGTGACTGTTGAATACCGCAACGAGGGTGGTGCCATGGTCCCCATCCGCGTCCACACTGTCCTCATCTCTACCCAGCACGACGAGACAGTCACCAACGATGAGATTGCTGCTGACCTCAAGGAGCATGTCATCAAGCCTGTCATCCCTGAGCAATACCTTGATGAGAAGACCATCTTCCACCTGAACCCATCTGGTCGCTTTGTCATCGGTGGACCTCATGGTGATGCTGGTCTCACTGGCCGGAAGATCATCATTGACACCTATGGTGGCTGGGGAGCCCATGGTGGTGGCGCTTTCTCTGGCAAGGATCCAACCAAAGTCGATCGAAGTGGAGCCTACATTGCAAGGCAGGCTGCCAAGAGCATCGTTGCTAATGGCCTTGCTCGCCGCGCCATCGTCCAGGTCTCGTATGCCATTGGTGTGCCTGAGCCGCTCTCTGTGTTTGTTGACACATACGGTACTGGCACAATCCCTGACAAGGAGATCCTCAAGATTGTGAAGGAGAACTTTGACTTCAGGCCTGGCATGATCATCATCAACCTTGACCTCAAGAAAGGCGGCAACGGGCGCTACCTCAAGACAGCAGCCTATGGTCACTTCGGAAGGGATGACTCTGACTTCACCTGGGAGGTGGTGAAGCCCCTCAAGTGGGAGAAGCCTTCTGCCTAA